In Eucalyptus grandis isolate ANBG69807.140 chromosome 4, ASM1654582v1, whole genome shotgun sequence, the following proteins share a genomic window:
- the LOC104418983 gene encoding DNL-type zinc finger protein has translation MGLVLNAAVGRGWTTGSGLEGPPVPAETESSSEDTSTLPFSLFTKSPRRRMLVAFTCNICRQRTTRAINPHAYTDGTVFVQCCGCNAYHKLVDNLNLFHEMNCYINSSFNYSGPNLDVNFNFLDGDDGEDDLFSP, from the exons ATGGGGTTGGTGCTGAATGCAGCGGTGGGGAGAGGATGGACGACTGGTTCGGGGCTGGAAGGTCCTCCTGTTCCTGCAGAGACAGAGTCGAGCTCAGAGGACACCTCCACATTACCATTTTCGCTCTTCACCAAGTCTCCTCGGAGGAGGATGCTTGTTGCATTCACGTGTAACATCTGTAGGCAACGGACAACCCGGGCAATCAATCCTCATGCATATACAGACGGGACGGTCTTCGTGCAG TGTTGTGGATGCAATGCATATCACAAGCTTGTGGATAATCTTAACTTGTTTCACGAGATGAACTGCTATATTAATTCCAGTTTCAACTACAGTGGCCCTAACCTGGATGTAAATTTCAACTTTCTTGATGGTGATGATGGCGAAGATGACTTGTTCTCTCCTTGA
- the LOC104418984 gene encoding DDB1- and CUL4-associated factor 8 isoform X1, which produces MKKRPRGASLDQAVVDIRRREVGGLSGLSFARRLAASEGLVLRLDIYNKLKGHRGCVNTVGFNLDGDIVISGSDDRHVKLWDWQTGKVKLSFDSGHLSNVFQAKIMPYTDDRSIVTCAADGQARHAQILEGGQVQTMLLAKHRGRAHKLAIDPGSPHIVYTCGEDGLVQRLDLRSNTARELFTCREVYGTHVEVVHLNAIAIDPRNPNLFVIGGSDEYARVYDIRNYKWNGSHNFGRSANYFCPSHLIGEAHVGITGLAFSGQSELLVSYNDESIYLFTQEMGLGPDPLSASTKSVDSNSSEVTSPTAVNVDDNVTPQVYKGHRNCETVKGVGFFGPKCEYVVSGSDCGRIFIWKKKGGQLIRVMAADKHVVNCIEPHPHIPALASSGIENDIKIWTPKAIERATLPMNVEQVPSDHIPWLFGVESDEDEDYSYDDDFYYDDDDEGHGDSSDVDSEDDDVDEDDDDGDGEDGDGGDNSDGGNSFSGSYNDCDFTLSISS; this is translated from the exons GGTCTTGTGTTGAGGCTCGATATCTATAATAAACTGAAAGGGCATAGGGGATGTGTCAACACTGTCGGTTTCAATCTTGATGGTGACATAGTAATATCGGGCTCGGACGACAGGCATGTGAAGCTCTGGGATTGGCAAACTGGGAAAGTCAAGTTGTCATTTGATTCGGGTCATCTAAGCAATGTCTTCCAAGCCAAGATCATGCCATACACTGATGATAGGAGCATTGTCACTTGTGCAGCTGATGGACAG GCAAGGCATGCTCAGATTCTGGAGGGGGGACAAGTTCAGACAATGTTGTTAGCCAAGCATCGGGGAAGGGCTCATAAGTTGGCTATAGATCCTGGAAGTCCGCATATAGTTTACACATGTGGTGAAGATGGATTAGTTCAACGT CTTGATCTCAGGAGTAATACTGCCAGAGAACTTTTCACTTGCCGAGAAGTATATGGGACTCATGTGGAAGTTGTTCATTTGAATGCAATTGCAATCGATCCAAGGAACCCAAATCTATTTGTGATTGGTGGGTCAGATGAGTATGCTCGGGTGTATGATATTCGCAATTACAAGTGGAATGGATCGCATAATTTTGGTCGATCTGCTAACTACTTTTGTCCTTCTCATCTCATTGGTGAGGCACATGTGGGAATAACAGGCTTAGCCTTCTCTGGTCAGAGTGAACTCCTCGTCTCTTACAATGATGAATCCATCTATCTCTTCACCCAGGAGATGGGACTGGGTCCTGATCCGCTCTCTGCCTCCACCAAGTCCGTGGACAGTAATTCCAGTGAGGTGACATCTCCCACAGCTGTGAATGTTGATGACAATGTTACCCCACAAGTCTACAAAGGGCACAGGAACTGTGAGACAGTGAAGGGTGTTGGCTTTTTTGGGCCTAAATGTGAATATGTGGTGAGCGGGTCTGACTGTGGCCGCATAttcatttggaagaaaaaaggggGACAGCTTATCCGTGTCATGGCAGCTGATAAACACGTTGTAAACTGTATTGAGCCTCATCCTCATATCCCTGCTCTGGCTAGTAGCGGAATAGAAAATGACATCAAAATCTGGACTcccaaggctattgaaagagctACTCTACCAATGAATGTCGAACAG GTCCCCTCTGACCACATCCCATGGTTATTTGGTGTCGAGagtgatgaggatgaggatTATTCTTATGATGATGATTTTTACTacgacgatgacgatgaaggcCATGGAGATTCTAGTGATGTTGATAGcgaagatgatgatgttgaCGAAGatgacgacgacggcgacggcgaagaTGGCGATGGTGGTGATAACAGTGATGGCGGCAATAGTTTTTCAGGCAGTTATAATGATTGTGATTTTACCCTTTCTATTTCCAGCTAA
- the LOC104418984 gene encoding DDB1- and CUL4-associated factor 8 isoform X2 encodes MKKRPRGASLDQAVVDIRRREVGGLSGLSFARRLAASEGLVLRLDIYNKLKGHRGCVNTVGFNLDGDIVISGSDDRHVKLWDWQTGKVKLSFDSGHLSNVFQAKIMPYTDDRSIVTCAADGQARHAQILEGGQVQTMLLAKHRGRAHKLAIDPGSPHIVYTCGEDGLVQRLDLRSNTARELFTCREVYGTHVEVVHLNAIAIDPRNPNLFVIGGSDEYARVYDIRNYKWNGSHNFGRSANYFCPSHLIGEAHVGITGLAFSGQSELLVSYNDESIYLFTQEMGLGPDPLSASTKSVDSNSSEVTSPTAVNVDDNVTPQVYKGHRNCETVKGVGFFGPKCEYVVSGSDCGRIFIWKKKGGQLIRVMAADKHVVNCIEPHPHIPALASSGIENDIKIWTPKAIERATLPMNVEQLKPKARGWMNRISSPRQLLLQLYSLERWPEHGGETSSGLAAGQEELTELFFALSANGNGSPDGGGDPSGPLL; translated from the exons GGTCTTGTGTTGAGGCTCGATATCTATAATAAACTGAAAGGGCATAGGGGATGTGTCAACACTGTCGGTTTCAATCTTGATGGTGACATAGTAATATCGGGCTCGGACGACAGGCATGTGAAGCTCTGGGATTGGCAAACTGGGAAAGTCAAGTTGTCATTTGATTCGGGTCATCTAAGCAATGTCTTCCAAGCCAAGATCATGCCATACACTGATGATAGGAGCATTGTCACTTGTGCAGCTGATGGACAG GCAAGGCATGCTCAGATTCTGGAGGGGGGACAAGTTCAGACAATGTTGTTAGCCAAGCATCGGGGAAGGGCTCATAAGTTGGCTATAGATCCTGGAAGTCCGCATATAGTTTACACATGTGGTGAAGATGGATTAGTTCAACGT CTTGATCTCAGGAGTAATACTGCCAGAGAACTTTTCACTTGCCGAGAAGTATATGGGACTCATGTGGAAGTTGTTCATTTGAATGCAATTGCAATCGATCCAAGGAACCCAAATCTATTTGTGATTGGTGGGTCAGATGAGTATGCTCGGGTGTATGATATTCGCAATTACAAGTGGAATGGATCGCATAATTTTGGTCGATCTGCTAACTACTTTTGTCCTTCTCATCTCATTGGTGAGGCACATGTGGGAATAACAGGCTTAGCCTTCTCTGGTCAGAGTGAACTCCTCGTCTCTTACAATGATGAATCCATCTATCTCTTCACCCAGGAGATGGGACTGGGTCCTGATCCGCTCTCTGCCTCCACCAAGTCCGTGGACAGTAATTCCAGTGAGGTGACATCTCCCACAGCTGTGAATGTTGATGACAATGTTACCCCACAAGTCTACAAAGGGCACAGGAACTGTGAGACAGTGAAGGGTGTTGGCTTTTTTGGGCCTAAATGTGAATATGTGGTGAGCGGGTCTGACTGTGGCCGCATAttcatttggaagaaaaaaggggGACAGCTTATCCGTGTCATGGCAGCTGATAAACACGTTGTAAACTGTATTGAGCCTCATCCTCATATCCCTGCTCTGGCTAGTAGCGGAATAGAAAATGACATCAAAATCTGGACTcccaaggctattgaaagagctACTCTACCAATGAATGTCGAACAG CTAAAGCCAAAGGCTAGGGGGTGGATGAACAGAATATCGTCGCCCCGGCAACTGTTGTTGCAGCTATATTCCCTGGAAAGGTGGCCGGAGCACGGTGGAGAGACTTCATCTGGCTTGGCTGCTGGGCAGGAGGAACTCACGGAACTCTTTTTCGCACTGAGCGCTAACGGCAACGGGTCTCCGGATGGTGGTGGTGATCCTTCTGGTCCACTCCTTTAG
- the LOC104418982 gene encoding tetracycline resistance protein, class H, with the protein MEKLRKLGHLFAAVLLYGMASFMVVPAITDVTMSALCPGKDECSLAIYLSGLQQAIVGFGTVILTPLIGNLSDEYGRKALLTIPMTAAIIPLVILAYSRETKFFYAYFVLKTLAAIVGEGTINCLALAYVADNVPGTERVSAFGILSGVLSAAFVFGTLAARFISTALTFQVAAAVSMVAVVYMRIFLKESIPLADESAQPILKGSETDVDQNDSNSVEKTRVFKKIPSIGDLISLLRSSKIFAQAAVVAFFNNLAEGGLQTSLLYFLKARFHFNKTQFADLMLIVGVAGTLSQLVFMPLLAPVLGEKRLLSIGLFVGFSNMFLYSLAWAAWVPYATTVFSLFVVFVSPCIRSIASKQFGPFEQGKAQGCLSGISSFANIVSPLIFSPLTALFLSDKAPFPYPGFSLLCIGLALMVAFVQSLMIRAVPQSTVKEVFTEDA; encoded by the exons ATGGAGAAGCTGAGGAAGCTAGGGCATCTGTTCGCGGCGGTGCTCCTGTACGGAATGGCCAGCTTCATGGTGGTCCCGGCCATCACCGACGTCACCATGTCCGCCCTCTGCCCCGGCAAGGACGAGTGCTCCCTCGCCATTTACCTCTCCGGCCTCCAACAGGCG ATCGTCGGATTTGGGACGGTGATCTTGACACCGTTAATCGGGAACCTGTCGGACGAGTACGGACGGAAAGCTCTGCTCACCATTCCCATGACAGCCGCCATCATTCCATTGG TGATATTGGCATACAGCAGGGAGACCAAGTTCTTCTACGCCTACTTCGTCCTTAAGACTCTCGCGGCCATTGTTGGCGAAGGCACCATCAACTGCCTTGCCCTTGCATATGTG GCAGACAACGTTCCGGGGACGGAGCGAGTATCGGCGTTTGGGATTCTTTCTGGTGTGCTCTCAGCTGCATTTGTTTTTGGAACCTTGGCTGCTCGTTTCATCTCGACTGCTTTGACATTCCAG GTTGCTGCAGCTGTATCCATGGTCGCGGTCGTCTACATGAGGATCTTTCTCAAGGAGAGCATACCGCTAGCAGATGAATCGGCACAGCCGATCTTAAAGGGATCGGAAACTGATGTTGACCAAAATGATAGCAACTCCGTGGAGAAGACACGCGTATTCAAGAAGATACCTTCGATCGGAGATCTCATTAGCTTGTTGAGGAGCAG CAAGATATTTGCACAAGCTGCGGTGGTTGCATTCTTCAACAATCTCGCAGAGGGAGGACTGCAAACTTCCTTACTG TATTTCCTGAAGGCTCGTTTTCATTTCAATAAGACTCAGTTCGCTGATCTTATGCTCATCGTCGGAGTTGCGGGGACACTTTCTCAG CTGGTTTTTATGCCGCTGTTGGCACCGGTATTAGGTGAAAAGAGGTTGCTGTCCATTGGGCTGTTTGTGGGTTTTTCAAAT ATGTTTCTCTACAGCCTAGCCTGGGCAGCATGG GTTCCTTATGCAACCACCGTGTTCTCGCTTTTCGTCGTCTTTGTTTCTCCATGC ATACGCAGCATTGCATCGAAACAATTTGGCCCTTTTGAACAG GGCAAGGCTCAGGGATGCCTCTCGGGAATAAGCTCTTTCGCCAACATTGTTTCTCCACTGATATTCAGTCCCCTCACGG CACTATTTCTATCAGACAAAGCGCCTTTTCCGTACCCTGGTTTCAGTCTGCTGTGCATTGGACTAGCCCTG ATGGTGGCCTTTGTCCAGAGTCTTATGATAAGGGCTGTTCCACAGAGTACGGTTAAGGAAGTCTTCACCGAAGACGCGTGA